The Pseudomonas fluorescens genome includes a window with the following:
- a CDS encoding CheR family methyltransferase, with product MNVVLSDNEFQQFRAMIHEIAGISLSVAKKQLVSGRLAKRLQFFNLTTYGSYYRLLMKDRTELQMAVDLLTTNETYFFREPKHFEFLRDVVLPELRGNAPVRIWSGACSTGEEPYTLAMVLADSLGTRPWEILASDISSRVLEKAQGGRYPLDGIRGIPEALLNRYCLRGVGSNNGIFMVDRALASRITFTSINLNNALPSVGQFDVIFLRNVMIYFDNQTKSEVVKRLSKHLRPGGYFIVSHSESLNGISDELQLVKPSIYRKPDA from the coding sequence ATGAATGTCGTGCTCTCCGACAACGAGTTCCAGCAGTTTCGGGCAATGATTCATGAAATCGCCGGGATCAGCCTATCCGTTGCCAAGAAACAGCTGGTCAGCGGCCGCCTGGCCAAGCGCTTGCAGTTTTTCAACTTGACCACCTACGGCAGCTATTACCGCTTGTTGATGAAGGACCGGACCGAGTTGCAAATGGCAGTGGACTTGCTGACCACCAACGAAACCTACTTTTTCCGCGAACCCAAGCATTTTGAGTTTCTGCGCGACGTGGTGCTTCCCGAACTTCGTGGCAATGCCCCGGTACGTATTTGGAGTGGTGCCTGTTCCACGGGGGAGGAACCCTACACCCTGGCCATGGTGCTGGCCGACAGCCTGGGCACCCGGCCATGGGAGATCCTCGCTTCGGATATCAGTAGCCGGGTGTTGGAAAAAGCCCAAGGCGGACGCTACCCACTGGACGGTATCCGCGGCATTCCCGAGGCGTTGTTGAACAGGTACTGCCTGAGGGGCGTGGGCAGCAACAACGGCATTTTCATGGTCGATCGCGCGTTGGCGTCACGGATTACCTTCACTTCGATCAACTTGAACAATGCGTTGCCTTCGGTGGGGCAGTTCGACGTGATCTTCCTGCGCAATGTGATGATCTATTTCGATAACCAGACCAAGTCCGAGGTAGTGAAGCGCTTGAGCAAACACCTGCGGCCAGGTGGCTATTTCATCGTGAGCCATTCGGAAAGCCTGAATGGCATCAGCGATGAATTGCAGTTGGTCAAACCCTCTATCTATCGCAAACCGGACGCTTGA
- a CDS encoding protein-glutamate methylesterase/protein-glutamine glutaminase — MTDIKVLIVDDSAVVRQVLSAALNQASGIQVIDVAADPVYAMEKMSRQWPDVIVLDVEMPRMDGITFLKKLMAQKPTPVVICSTLTEKGAKTTLQALAAGAVSIVTKPQSNLRQFLTESADELVQAVRAAAKANLRRVAGARVPVDVPPRLSADSILPPASVAMVRTTESIVAIGTSTGGTQALEQVLQGLPRVCPGIVVVQHMPEKFTAAFAERLNHVCEIEVREAVQGDRIIPGRALIAPGGTHMLVKRSGAQYQVDIVQGPPVSRHRPSVDVLFRSVARSAGSNALGIIMTGMGDDGARGLKEMRDAGARTLGQDEDSCVVYGMPREAFKLGAVERELPLEQIASAILGVRGHQP; from the coding sequence ATGACGGATATCAAGGTCTTGATCGTGGATGATTCCGCCGTGGTGCGCCAGGTGCTGAGTGCAGCCCTGAACCAGGCCAGTGGAATCCAGGTTATCGACGTCGCCGCCGATCCGGTGTACGCCATGGAGAAGATGAGCAGGCAATGGCCTGACGTCATCGTGTTGGACGTCGAGATGCCACGAATGGACGGCATTACCTTCCTGAAAAAACTGATGGCGCAAAAGCCTACGCCGGTGGTGATCTGTTCGACGCTGACCGAGAAGGGCGCCAAGACCACCTTGCAGGCGCTGGCGGCTGGTGCAGTCAGTATCGTCACCAAGCCACAGTCCAACCTGCGACAGTTCCTGACTGAAAGCGCGGACGAACTGGTCCAGGCCGTCAGGGCCGCAGCAAAGGCCAACCTGCGGCGGGTAGCGGGCGCCCGGGTGCCTGTCGACGTACCGCCCCGGCTCAGTGCCGACTCGATTCTGCCCCCTGCGTCCGTGGCCATGGTGCGCACGACTGAAAGTATCGTTGCCATCGGTACTTCCACCGGCGGCACCCAGGCCCTGGAACAGGTACTCCAAGGATTGCCGCGGGTGTGTCCGGGCATTGTCGTGGTGCAGCACATGCCAGAGAAGTTTACCGCCGCCTTCGCCGAGCGCCTCAATCACGTTTGCGAAATCGAGGTTCGCGAGGCGGTACAGGGTGATCGCATCATTCCCGGGCGTGCGCTGATCGCACCGGGTGGCACCCATATGCTAGTCAAGCGCAGCGGTGCCCAATACCAGGTGGATATTGTCCAGGGACCTCCCGTCAGCCGACATCGCCCCTCAGTGGATGTCCTGTTCCGATCGGTCGCACGCAGCGCCGGCAGCAATGCCCTTGGAATCATCATGACGGGCATGGGCGATGATGGTGCTCGTGGCCTCAAGGAAATGCGCGATGCCGGCGCCAGGACCCTGGGGCAGGATGAAGACTCTTGTGTGGTGTATGGCATGCCACGCGAGGCCTTCAAGCTGGGCGCGGTCGAGCGCGAGTTGCCACTGGAGCAGATTGCTTCGGCCATCCTTGGCGTTCGCGGACATCAGCCCTGA
- a CDS encoding response regulator — protein MIRLMVADDHTIMREGLKQLFALVKDFSVVAEAENGAQVLELLRHTDIDVLLLDMTMPGSSGEDLIGRIHAHYPKLPMLILSMHNEAHIAQRALRAGASGYMTKDRDPEALLAAIRKVSTGARYLDPQLAEQIALQSSGVTPENASQSLTSREFQILRMLAQGLSVNQIAEQLVISNKTVSTHKTRLMEKMCFATSTDLVRYALNEGLV, from the coding sequence ATGATCCGTTTAATGGTGGCCGACGATCACACGATCATGCGCGAGGGCCTCAAGCAACTGTTCGCGCTGGTCAAGGATTTTTCCGTGGTGGCGGAAGCGGAAAATGGTGCCCAGGTCCTGGAGTTGCTGCGCCACACAGACATCGACGTGCTACTGCTCGACATGACCATGCCCGGTTCAAGTGGCGAGGATCTGATCGGCCGTATCCACGCCCATTACCCCAAGCTGCCGATGCTCATCTTGAGCATGCACAATGAAGCCCACATTGCCCAACGTGCGCTACGCGCCGGCGCCTCGGGCTACATGACCAAGGACCGCGACCCGGAAGCGCTGCTGGCAGCGATCCGCAAGGTGAGCACCGGCGCGCGCTACCTCGATCCACAACTGGCCGAGCAGATCGCCCTTCAGAGCAGCGGTGTAACGCCCGAAAACGCTTCGCAGAGCCTGACCTCGCGTGAATTCCAGATCCTGCGCATGCTGGCTCAAGGGCTGAGCGTCAACCAAATCGCCGAACAACTGGTGATCAGCAATAAAACCGTCAGCACCCACAAGACTCGGCTGATGGAGAAGATGTGCTTTGCCACCAGCACAGACCTGGTGCGCTACGCCTTGAACGAAGGACTGGTCTGA
- a CDS encoding chemotaxis protein CheD has translation MLPRRGGRGAGHLNGRYATDALLLLFECIHQAGARPEQFEVSLFGGADMFPGVYRGDATGIGQQNVNAARSLIQDHGLQCRAYHVGGQGYRHLVFDVGTGCLQLNHADSVRKVFESPKSKAI, from the coding sequence ATGTTGCCTCGTCGGGGCGGTCGCGGCGCGGGACACCTGAACGGTCGTTACGCGACGGATGCGTTGTTGCTGCTGTTCGAGTGCATTCATCAGGCGGGCGCTCGGCCCGAGCAGTTTGAAGTGAGTCTTTTTGGCGGGGCTGACATGTTTCCCGGGGTGTATCGCGGTGACGCTACCGGGATCGGCCAACAGAACGTCAATGCCGCCAGGAGCCTGATCCAGGATCATGGGTTGCAGTGCCGGGCCTATCACGTCGGTGGCCAGGGGTATCGCCACCTGGTGTTCGATGTAGGCACTGGATGCCTTCAACTCAATCATGCCGACTCGGTACGCAAAGTATTCGAGTCGCCCAAGAGTAAAGCCATATGA
- a CDS encoding PAS domain S-box protein: MDSAIALATPYTQGADDVGVLLLDAQGALLIMDDCASGLLGLSETAAFLVPLPSLFSLKPLMFEQHITHARLKGSWHFQGMSADGDTLSVKLDYKAQQSTYLVKIHRAEHIHLAEQDYRLAFDSAGTGLALLRMNGEWIAANRMLCQMLGYTEEELRATSFQRLTHPDDADLNKEELHRLIQGHRASLTLEKRYIRKDGSTLWARLTVGIARNADAEALYFVSQLEDISEHLALRQALFNNEQKYLSLAKSSQNIILRYNRLGQQIYANPELERARGFPNTHITERASTPNQLDEYFRTQVELTLSTGVANTFLLENKDSHSRRSMDFLCNLTPEHDETGKLCGVLVTAQDISALRRQERAENARSAIFQKMVTHDSLLEVLPLLGAYLDILTPEFHNAMAFKAIPGDDSPDAPPTDTPSIATCLAEDLDRHPELFEHHRFIADLRSDASGFAFSQPAVQAGYRGCWVEPVINKTGVTLGAILLFVGGDTPLSEQDRKHAQMASHIAAIAWERCSAHSHLAQSERRYREVFDHSQDMLCLLAVDADQQLSCLEANPKLCEMLAKSHSDMIGQPLGQCLEKEAASIVEAICLHCIAVGAPIELDAHLPCGQRSLVVHFNLVPVADSNGHLHRLVCIARNITDIREAQRNELARQQEIGTLVENSPDGIARLSRTGELLFINPALETWLDRPQIDLLHKDLLEILPKNLQSQLFHAAVIEAVEKGQPLEHEYVLTEQHRLQRVYHISLVPEQDIQGKIATVLAVVRDISQLRLAELRLASLNKQLRQLMSSRESAREEERKLIAQEIHDELGQHLTAIRMGTSLLRFQYGEQLPQLSEQVARLLQLIDQTVQVVRNISTSLRPSILNMGIAASLEWLTDTFKQQWGIDCNLQIHPPTIRLDDASATAAFRIAQESLTNIARHAEATRVNITFEQGDNGWSLEIADNGKGFEQREQSSRTLGLLGMRERGLTLGGTTTISSSIGSGTTVQLRVPVSRSHDS, translated from the coding sequence ATGGATTCAGCCATTGCGCTAGCAACACCGTACACGCAGGGTGCGGATGACGTGGGTGTCTTGTTGCTGGATGCCCAGGGGGCCCTGCTCATCATGGACGACTGCGCCAGCGGATTGCTGGGGCTAAGCGAGACCGCCGCATTCCTGGTTCCCTTGCCTTCCCTGTTTTCTCTCAAGCCGCTGATGTTTGAACAGCACATCACCCATGCTCGACTCAAGGGTAGCTGGCATTTCCAGGGCATGTCGGCCGATGGCGACACGCTGAGTGTGAAACTCGACTACAAAGCGCAACAATCCACCTACCTGGTAAAGATCCACCGCGCCGAACACATCCATCTTGCCGAACAGGATTATCGCTTGGCGTTTGACTCCGCCGGCACGGGCCTGGCCTTGTTGCGGATGAACGGTGAATGGATCGCGGCCAATCGAATGCTGTGTCAGATGCTTGGCTACACCGAAGAAGAACTTCGTGCCACCTCTTTCCAGCGTTTGACGCATCCGGACGACGCCGACCTCAATAAGGAAGAATTGCACAGGCTCATCCAGGGACACCGCGCGAGCCTGACACTGGAAAAACGCTACATCCGTAAGGACGGCAGCACGCTGTGGGCACGCCTGACCGTGGGCATCGCCCGTAACGCTGATGCTGAAGCGCTTTACTTCGTATCGCAGCTGGAAGACATCAGTGAACATCTCGCCTTGCGCCAGGCATTGTTCAATAACGAACAGAAGTACCTCTCACTGGCCAAAAGCTCACAAAACATCATCCTTCGCTACAACCGGCTAGGACAACAGATCTATGCCAATCCAGAGCTTGAACGCGCCCGAGGTTTTCCCAACACTCATATCACCGAACGCGCCTCGACGCCCAATCAGCTCGACGAGTACTTTCGCACGCAGGTGGAACTCACGTTATCAACCGGCGTAGCGAACACGTTTCTGCTGGAAAACAAGGACTCGCATTCACGTCGTTCCATGGATTTCCTGTGCAACCTGACCCCGGAGCATGACGAAACAGGCAAGCTGTGCGGGGTGCTGGTCACCGCCCAGGATATCAGTGCGTTGCGCCGGCAGGAGCGCGCCGAGAATGCGCGCTCGGCCATTTTCCAGAAGATGGTCACCCACGACTCTCTCCTTGAGGTGCTGCCCCTGCTCGGCGCCTACCTGGATATTCTGACACCCGAGTTTCACAACGCCATGGCGTTCAAGGCTATCCCTGGCGACGACTCCCCTGACGCGCCGCCTACGGATACGCCCTCGATTGCAACCTGCCTGGCCGAAGATCTCGATCGACATCCCGAGCTGTTCGAACACCATCGTTTCATCGCCGATTTGAGAAGCGATGCCTCGGGCTTCGCTTTCAGCCAACCCGCCGTGCAGGCAGGCTACCGGGGTTGCTGGGTAGAACCGGTGATCAACAAGACCGGCGTCACGCTGGGCGCCATCCTGTTGTTCGTCGGTGGCGACACCCCACTGAGCGAGCAGGACCGCAAGCATGCGCAAATGGCCAGTCATATCGCTGCCATCGCCTGGGAACGCTGCTCAGCCCACAGCCACCTGGCCCAAAGCGAACGTCGTTACCGCGAAGTCTTCGACCATTCGCAAGACATGCTTTGCCTGCTCGCGGTGGATGCCGACCAGCAACTCAGTTGCCTGGAGGCCAATCCGAAGCTGTGCGAGATGCTCGCCAAGAGCCATTCGGACATGATCGGCCAACCGTTGGGCCAATGCTTGGAGAAAGAAGCCGCAAGTATTGTCGAGGCTATCTGTCTGCACTGCATTGCCGTGGGCGCGCCCATCGAACTGGATGCGCATCTGCCTTGCGGTCAGCGCTCACTCGTTGTGCATTTCAACCTGGTGCCCGTCGCCGATTCAAATGGGCACTTGCATCGCCTGGTATGCATTGCTCGCAACATCACCGATATCCGGGAAGCGCAGCGCAACGAACTGGCCCGGCAGCAGGAAATCGGCACACTGGTTGAGAACTCTCCAGATGGTATTGCACGCCTGAGTCGAACGGGTGAACTGTTGTTCATCAATCCGGCGCTGGAAACCTGGTTGGATCGCCCGCAAATCGACTTGCTGCACAAGGACCTGCTCGAAATTCTGCCGAAAAACCTGCAGAGCCAATTATTCCATGCAGCCGTCATCGAAGCCGTGGAAAAGGGCCAGCCCCTGGAGCATGAGTATGTGCTCACCGAGCAGCATCGACTGCAACGCGTCTATCACATCAGCCTCGTTCCCGAGCAGGACATCCAGGGGAAAATTGCCACCGTGCTGGCGGTCGTTCGGGATATATCACAGCTGCGCCTGGCCGAACTGCGCCTGGCATCGCTCAACAAGCAACTGCGCCAATTGATGTCCAGCCGCGAAAGTGCGCGGGAAGAGGAACGCAAGCTGATCGCCCAGGAGATCCACGATGAGCTCGGGCAACATCTGACCGCAATCCGCATGGGCACTTCGCTGCTGCGCTTCCAGTACGGCGAACAACTGCCCCAGCTCAGTGAACAAGTCGCACGCCTGCTGCAACTGATCGACCAGACGGTGCAGGTGGTGAGAAATATTTCCACCAGCCTGCGCCCTTCCATCCTCAACATGGGTATCGCCGCGTCACTGGAATGGCTGACCGACACCTTCAAGCAGCAATGGGGCATCGACTGCAACCTGCAGATTCATCCGCCGACAATCCGCCTGGACGATGCCAGCGCAACCGCCGCATTTAGAATCGCCCAGGAGTCGCTGACCAACATTGCCCGGCACGCCGAAGCCACCCGGGTCAATATCACGTTTGAGCAAGGCGACAATGGCTGGTCGCTGGAAATCGCCGACAATGGCAAAGGCTTCGAGCAACGTGAACAATCGTCCAGGACCCTCGGCTTGCTGGGCATGCGCGAACGGGGCCTGACCTTGGGGGGGACCACCACCATCTCCAGCAGCATCGGCAGCGGTACTACCGTTCAATTGCGCGTACCTGTCTCAAGGAGTCACGACTCATGA